A window of Amycolatopsis australiensis contains these coding sequences:
- a CDS encoding MFS transporter has protein sequence MHRGSLFRHADFRRLWAGDTASQLGTNVGYTAIPLLAAVTLAATPFEMGLLTAAETTAFLLIGLPAGVWVDRLRRRRVMLAADFTRFVLLTTVPLAWWAGVLTLAQLLVVVLCTGVATVFFDVAYQSYLPSLVGREHLLEGNTKLQSVQSVAQIAGPSGAGVLVQLVSAANTVLITGLGYLTSALFLLRIRTVEPQPERDGHARLLPQIAEGLRFVFSDKPLRAIVGTTATANFFNSALMAVQVLFLTRTAGLPPAAVGVLLAAGGAGGILGALCSGTLTRRIGQARAIWLVPLFTMPGHLLVPLAAPGWRLGLAGLGLVAGGFGIIVYNVAQVSYRQAICPDRLLGRMNASVRFVVWGTMPLGGLLGGGLGEWLGLRGAVWVAVAGEVAAVLWVLWSPLRRMRDLPTEAKTGSGAA, from the coding sequence ATGCACCGGGGGTCACTCTTCCGCCACGCCGACTTCCGGCGGCTGTGGGCCGGCGACACGGCAAGCCAGCTCGGCACCAACGTCGGCTACACCGCCATCCCGCTGCTCGCGGCGGTGACGCTGGCCGCGACGCCGTTCGAGATGGGCCTGCTCACCGCGGCCGAGACGACCGCGTTCCTGCTGATCGGGCTGCCCGCCGGGGTGTGGGTCGACCGGCTGCGCCGCCGCCGCGTCATGCTCGCCGCCGACTTCACCCGGTTCGTCCTGCTGACCACCGTGCCGCTCGCCTGGTGGGCCGGGGTGCTGACGCTCGCCCAGCTGCTGGTGGTCGTGCTGTGCACCGGCGTCGCGACGGTCTTCTTCGACGTCGCCTACCAGTCCTACCTGCCGTCGCTGGTCGGCCGGGAGCACCTGCTGGAGGGCAACACGAAGCTGCAGTCGGTCCAGTCGGTCGCGCAGATCGCCGGGCCGAGCGGCGCCGGCGTGCTGGTCCAGCTGGTCAGCGCGGCCAACACCGTGCTGATCACCGGCCTCGGCTACCTCACGTCGGCCCTGTTCCTGCTGCGCATCCGCACCGTCGAGCCGCAGCCGGAGCGCGACGGCCACGCCCGGCTGCTGCCGCAGATCGCCGAAGGACTGCGGTTCGTCTTCTCCGACAAGCCGCTGCGGGCGATCGTGGGCACGACGGCGACGGCGAACTTCTTCAACAGCGCGCTCATGGCCGTGCAGGTGCTGTTCCTGACGCGGACCGCCGGCCTGCCGCCCGCGGCGGTCGGCGTGCTGCTGGCCGCCGGTGGCGCCGGCGGGATCCTCGGCGCGCTCTGCTCGGGCACCCTGACGCGGCGGATCGGCCAGGCCCGGGCGATCTGGCTGGTGCCGCTGTTCACCATGCCCGGCCACCTGCTGGTGCCGCTCGCCGCGCCGGGCTGGCGGCTCGGTCTCGCCGGCTTGGGCCTCGTCGCGGGCGGCTTCGGGATCATCGTCTACAACGTCGCCCAGGTCTCCTACCGGCAGGCGATCTGCCCGGACCGGCTGCTCGGCCGGATGAACGCGAGCGTGCGGTTCGTCGTCTGGGGCACGATGCCGCTCGGCGGGCTGCTGGGCGGCGGGCTCGGCGAATGGCTGGGCCTGCGCGGCGCGGTGTGGGTGGCGGTCGCCGGCGAGGTCGCGGCGGTGCTGTGGGTCCTGTGGTCACCGCTGCGGCGCATGCGCGACCTGCCGACCGAGGCGAAAACCGGTTCCGGAGCCGCCTAG
- a CDS encoding ArsR/SmtB family transcription factor: MPDGKRRAATEAEAAALASGIRLRIIRLTFSEALTNKELAERLGRDPATTLHHVRKLVETGFLAAQPPRRGARGAREIPYLSTGLSWTLDSCGDKGVDQAMLEAYLAEIAETGFAGVHQTRLVVQVAPEERAELEARLEALFEEFRARPRRPGAERTAIYLATYPSS, from the coding sequence GTGCCTGACGGGAAACGGCGCGCCGCGACCGAAGCCGAGGCCGCGGCGCTGGCCTCGGGAATACGGCTGCGCATCATCCGGTTGACGTTCTCGGAGGCGCTGACGAACAAGGAGCTGGCCGAACGGCTGGGCCGCGACCCGGCGACGACGCTGCACCACGTGCGCAAGCTCGTCGAGACCGGGTTCCTCGCCGCGCAGCCGCCGCGCCGCGGGGCACGGGGCGCCAGGGAAATTCCGTATCTTTCGACGGGGCTTTCGTGGACACTCGACTCATGCGGTGACAAGGGCGTGGATCAGGCGATGCTCGAGGCGTACCTGGCCGAGATCGCCGAAACCGGGTTCGCGGGCGTGCACCAGACACGCCTGGTCGTCCAGGTGGCCCCCGAGGAGCGGGCGGAGCTGGAAGCCCGGCTCGAAGCCCTGTTCGAGGAGTTCCGCGCGCGTCCCCGCCGTCCCGGTGCGGAGCGCACCGCGATCTACCTCGCCACCTATCCCAGCTCGTAA
- the valS gene encoding valine--tRNA ligase: MSSPYERPRVPDKVGVDGLEAKWVPVWESTGLHRFDRTKTRDEIYSIDTPPPTVSGSLHIGHVFSYTHTDVLARFKRMRGLEVFYPMGWDDNGLPTERRVQNHFGVRCDPSLPYDPEFRPPEKPGKDVVAVSRRNFVELCEALTVTDEQVFEQLWRRLGLSVDWTMTYQTIGHDARLISQRAFLRNLERGEAYQAEAPTLWDVSFRTAVAQAELEDRERRGAFHDLAFTGPDGEDVVIATTRPELLPACVALVAHPDDERFRPLFGKSVRTPVFGVEVPVLAHHLADPEKGRGIAMVCTFGDTTDVTWWRELRLATRVVLGRDGRFLPDAPSGVPAQPYAPLAGKTVHTGREIMVRLLREAGALRGEPRPITHSVKFYEKGDKPLEIVASRQWYLRNGGTDPAFREKMLARGEELDWVPKHMQVRYAAWVGNLAGDWLISRQRFFGVPIPLWYRLDEHGEPDYDARLLPDTLPVDPSSDVPPGFTEDQRGAPGGFAGDPDVMDTWATSSLTPQIVGRWSLDDDLFGRVFPMDLRPQAHEIIRTWLFSTAVRAELEHGALPWRAASIAGWVLDPDRKKMSKSIGNVITPVDLLERFGSDAVRYWAASARPGVDTAVDEGQMKVGRRLATKLLNASRFVLGLGVPAPAAAVTEPLDRALLASLSAVVSSATAALEALDYARALQVTETFFWTFCDDYVELVKGRAYGDRGPDAASSAQAALVTTLSALLRLFAPFLPFATEEVWSWWQEGSVHRAPWPSVAAEGDPRPLSLASEVIAAVRRAKTDARVSMRTAVETLTVTAPADVLARFTRIEPDIRIAGAIASVETREGEFAVEAKM; this comes from the coding sequence ATGAGCAGCCCTTACGAGCGCCCACGAGTCCCGGACAAGGTCGGTGTCGACGGTCTGGAGGCCAAGTGGGTACCCGTGTGGGAGTCCACCGGCCTGCACCGCTTCGACCGGACGAAGACCCGGGACGAGATCTACTCGATCGACACGCCGCCGCCGACGGTCAGCGGCTCGCTGCACATCGGGCACGTCTTCTCCTACACCCACACCGACGTGCTGGCGCGGTTCAAGCGGATGCGCGGGCTGGAGGTGTTCTACCCGATGGGCTGGGACGACAACGGCCTGCCGACCGAGCGCCGGGTGCAGAACCACTTCGGCGTCCGCTGCGACCCGTCCCTGCCGTACGACCCGGAGTTCCGGCCGCCGGAGAAGCCGGGCAAGGACGTCGTCGCGGTGTCGCGGCGCAACTTCGTCGAGCTGTGCGAAGCCCTGACGGTGACCGACGAGCAGGTCTTCGAGCAGCTGTGGCGGCGGCTCGGGCTGTCGGTCGACTGGACGATGACCTACCAGACGATCGGGCACGACGCGCGGCTGATCTCGCAGCGCGCGTTCCTGCGCAACCTCGAGCGCGGCGAGGCGTACCAGGCCGAAGCGCCGACGCTCTGGGACGTCAGCTTCCGGACGGCGGTGGCGCAGGCCGAGCTGGAGGACCGCGAGCGCCGCGGCGCGTTCCACGACCTCGCCTTCACCGGCCCGGACGGCGAGGACGTCGTGATCGCGACGACCCGGCCCGAGCTGCTGCCCGCCTGCGTCGCGCTGGTGGCGCACCCGGACGACGAGCGGTTCCGGCCGCTGTTCGGCAAGTCCGTGCGGACGCCGGTGTTCGGCGTCGAGGTGCCGGTGCTGGCCCACCACCTGGCGGATCCGGAGAAGGGCCGCGGCATCGCGATGGTGTGCACCTTCGGCGACACCACCGACGTCACGTGGTGGCGGGAGCTGCGCCTGGCGACGCGGGTGGTGCTGGGCCGCGACGGCCGGTTCCTGCCGGACGCGCCGTCCGGCGTGCCGGCGCAGCCGTACGCGCCGCTGGCCGGCAAGACCGTCCACACGGGACGCGAGATCATGGTGCGCCTGCTGCGCGAGGCCGGCGCCCTCCGGGGTGAGCCACGGCCGATCACCCATTCGGTGAAGTTCTACGAAAAGGGCGACAAGCCCCTGGAGATCGTCGCCAGCCGGCAGTGGTACCTGCGCAACGGCGGCACCGACCCGGCGTTCCGGGAGAAGATGCTCGCCCGCGGCGAAGAGCTGGACTGGGTGCCGAAGCACATGCAGGTGCGCTATGCGGCGTGGGTGGGGAACCTGGCCGGCGACTGGCTGATCAGCCGCCAGCGGTTCTTCGGCGTGCCGATCCCGCTGTGGTACCGCCTCGACGAGCACGGCGAGCCGGACTACGACGCGCGCCTGCTGCCGGACACGTTGCCGGTCGACCCGAGCAGCGACGTCCCGCCGGGGTTCACCGAGGACCAGCGCGGCGCGCCCGGCGGCTTCGCCGGCGACCCCGACGTGATGGACACGTGGGCGACGTCGTCGCTGACCCCGCAGATCGTCGGCCGCTGGAGCTTGGATGACGACCTCTTCGGGCGAGTCTTCCCGATGGACCTGCGGCCGCAGGCGCACGAGATCATCCGCACCTGGCTGTTCTCGACGGCGGTGCGCGCGGAACTGGAGCACGGCGCGCTGCCGTGGCGGGCGGCCTCGATCGCGGGCTGGGTGCTCGACCCGGATCGCAAGAAGATGTCGAAGTCCATCGGCAACGTGATCACCCCGGTGGACCTGCTGGAGCGGTTCGGCTCGGACGCGGTGCGCTACTGGGCGGCGAGCGCGCGCCCGGGCGTCGACACGGCGGTGGACGAAGGCCAGATGAAGGTCGGCCGCAGGCTGGCGACGAAGCTGCTCAACGCGAGCCGGTTCGTGCTCGGCCTCGGCGTGCCGGCACCTGCCGCGGCCGTGACCGAGCCGCTGGACCGGGCGCTGCTGGCTTCGCTTTCGGCTGTCGTTTCGTCGGCGACGGCGGCCTTGGAGGCGTTGGACTACGCGCGGGCGCTGCAGGTGACGGAGACGTTCTTCTGGACGTTCTGCGACGACTACGTCGAGCTGGTGAAGGGCCGCGCCTACGGCGACCGGGGCCCGGACGCGGCATCTTCGGCGCAGGCGGCGCTGGTCACGACGTTGTCGGCGCTGCTGCGGCTGTTCGCGCCGTTCCTCCCGTTCGCGACGGAGGAAGTCTGGTCGTGGTGGCAGGAGGGATCGGTGCACCGCGCGCCGTGGCCGTCGGTCGCCGCCGAGGGTGACCCGCGGCCGCTTTCACTGGCGAGCGAGGTGATAGCGGCGGTCCGCCGGGCGAAGACGGACGCGCGGGTGTCGATGCGCACGGCAGTGGAGACCCTGACGGTGACCGCCCCGGCGGACGTGCTGGCCCGCTTCACGCGGATCGAGCCGGACATCCGGATCGCGGGCGCGATCGCCTCCGTGGAAACCCGCGAAGGCGAGTTCGCGGTCGAAGCGAAGATGTGA